The Paramisgurnus dabryanus chromosome 1, PD_genome_1.1, whole genome shotgun sequence genome includes a window with the following:
- the LOC135744432 gene encoding cannabinoid receptor 2 yields the protein MKAVFPDLPKSQSALEMTNSTCNLTDYMVLNDAEKVAIATICLLIAPFALLANILVLVVIGCSSHLRQHPSYLFMGSLALADTVACCVFTTIFLNFHLLNPDNCSDEYLLKLGGLTMASTSSMGSLLLMAVDRYYVIFKAYKYNVLKRKRVVVGTVTLWAVAFFIAFLPLMGWRCLNGQSCSKLFPYVHRYYLGFWAILVLVVLVLILAAYGIIVWKAHRHDANMDAEHPGNARMRVDIRLAKTFSFILLILLVCWLPILSYMMADVVSEQISKLHRKVFTFCCLLCLINSGINPLLYTLRCRELQAALASLLSGLRRWKGWCWSNTSPIT from the coding sequence ATGAAGGCTGTTTTTCCAGATCTGCCAAAAAGCCAAAGCGCACTGGAAATGACAAACAGTACCTGTAACCTGACCGACTACATGGTGCTGAATGATGCTGAGAAAGTGGCCATTGCCACAATTTGCCTCCTGATAGCACCCTTTGCCCTTCTAGCCAACATTCTAGTGCTGGTTGTCATAGGTTGTTCCTCGCACTTGCGGCAACATCCATCATACCTCTTTATGGGCAGCTTGGCGCTGGCTGACACAGTCGCTTGCTGCGTTTTTACCACAATCTTCCTGAATTTCCACCTTTTGAATCCGGACAACTGTTCGGATGAATATCTCTTGAAACTGGGCGGGTTGACCATGGCATCTACGAGCTCCATGGGAAGCCTTCTTTTGATGGCGGTGGACCGCTATTACGTCATTTTCAAAGCTTACAAATACAACGTGCTGAAACGAAAGAGAGTCGTGGTGGGAACTGTGACATTATGGGCTGTGGCTTTCTTCATTGCCTTCCTTCCTCTGATGGGCTGGAGATGTTTGAACGGTCAATCGTGTTCCAAACTCTTTCCTTATGTCCATCGTTACTATCTGGGATTCTGGGCCATTCTGGTGCTGGTGGTCCTCGTGCTCATTTTGGCAGCCTACGGCATCATAGTCTGGAAGGCCCACCGACACGATGCCAACATGGACGCAGAGCATCCAGGAAATGCACGTATGCGTGTGGATATCCGTTTGGCAAAGACTTTCAGCTTTATTTTGTTGATTCTGTTAGTGTGTTGGCTACCTATCCTTAGTTACATGATGGCAGATGTCGTTTCAGAGCAGATTTCCAAACTACACAGAAAGGTGTTCACTTTCTgctgtctgctgtgtttgataAACTCTGGTATAAACCCGTTACTTTACACCCTGCGCTGCCGTGAGCTACAGGCTGCACTTGCTTCATTGTTGTCTGGTTTAAGGAGATGGAAAGGTTGGTGCTGGAGCAATACCTCACCTATCACATAA